One stretch of Streptomyces hygroscopicus DNA includes these proteins:
- a CDS encoding Fur family transcriptional regulator: MPAYTCTVATTDWKSDLRERGYRLTPQRQLVLEAVDHLEHATPDEILTEVRRTASGVNISTVYRTLELLEELGLVSHAHLGHGAPTYHLADRHHHIHMVCRDCTDVIEADVSVADAFTRQLRSDFGFETDLKHFAIFGRCAACSARQRRGDDGQNGSGEGRARRS, translated from the coding sequence GTGCCCGCCTACACTTGCACCGTGGCGACCACCGACTGGAAGAGCGATCTGCGGGAGCGCGGCTACCGGCTGACCCCGCAGCGCCAGCTCGTGCTCGAAGCCGTCGATCATCTGGAGCACGCCACTCCGGACGAGATCCTCACCGAGGTGCGCCGCACCGCGAGCGGCGTCAACATCTCCACGGTCTACCGCACGCTGGAGCTGCTGGAGGAGCTGGGCCTGGTCAGCCATGCCCATCTCGGCCATGGCGCTCCCACGTACCACCTGGCCGACCGGCACCATCACATCCATATGGTGTGCCGCGACTGCACGGATGTGATCGAGGCCGATGTCTCCGTGGCCGACGCCTTCACCCGGCAGCTCCGTTCGGACTTCGGCTTCGAGACCGATCTGAAGCACTTCGCGATCTTCGGCCGGTGTGCCGCGTGCTCCGCCCGACAGCGCCGTGGAGACGACGGCCAAAACGGCTCCGGTGAGGGCCGAGCCCGCAGGTCGTAG
- a CDS encoding membrane protein: MYARRRHAYFFLMGACLTLFISAWAFVRLWSVPAAVAMCIVAMVIPPLAAIVANRRGPDDRWWDESGDEESDRWWRELDEHNHRH, encoded by the coding sequence ATGTACGCGCGACGCCGCCACGCATATTTTTTCCTGATGGGCGCGTGTCTGACGCTCTTCATCTCGGCGTGGGCCTTTGTGCGCTTGTGGTCCGTACCCGCCGCGGTCGCGATGTGCATCGTCGCCATGGTGATCCCGCCCCTGGCCGCCATAGTGGCCAATCGCCGGGGCCCGGACGACCGATGGTGGGATGAGTCGGGAGACGAGGAATCCGACCGGTGGTGGCGGGAGCTGGACGAGCACAACCACCGGCATTGA